Genomic DNA from Thermus amyloliquefaciens:
CATGGCCCCGTAGACCAAATAGATGACGAAGGGGCTGGCGGCGAAGGGAAGGAGCAGGGCCCAGAAGGTGTCCAGGAGGGAAAGCCCCTTCAAAATGCCGTAAAGGGGCACCAGGAGGAGCTCGGCGGGTATGGCCATGAGGGCCAGGTACAAGGGCAGAAGGCCCAGACCCGCCCGCAGGGCGTAGGCCGCCAGGAGGGCGGTGAAAAGCTGGAGGGCCACCGCCCCGCTGGAAAGCAGGAGGGAAAACCCCAGGCGGTCCCAAAAGCCCTCCTGGTTCAGTCCCCGGAGGTTCTCCAGGCTGAACCCCACCTTGGAAAAGAGCTCTCCGGAATACACCGCCTCCTTGGGCATGAAGGCGGCGTAGGCCATCCAGAGGAAGGGGAGGGCCACAAAGAAAAGCACGGCGAAGACCAAGAGGTGCCCCAGAAGCCGGCCCATGCCCCCCACTATACGCCGTAAGATGCCCCCATGAGGCCTCTTTCCGGCATCAAGGTCCTGGACCTCTCCCGGGTCCTGGCGGGGCCCCTTTGCACCATGGTCCTGGCCGACCTGGGGGCGGAGGTGGTCAAGGTGGAACCCCCCTGGGGGGACGAAACCCGGGGCTGGGGCCCCCCCTTCGTGGGGGGGGAAAGCGCCTACTTCCTTTCCGTGAACCGGGGCAAGCGGAGCCTGGCCCTGGACCTCAAGGCCCCAGAGGGCCAGGAGGCGGTGCGGAGGCTGGCCCAAAGGGCCGACGTGCTGGTGGAAAACTTCAAGACCGGGGACCTCAAGCGCTACGGCCTGGACTACGAGGCCCTAAAGGCGCTGAACCCGCGCCTTATCTACCTCTCCCTCACCGGCTTCGGCCACACGGGGCCCAGGGCCCAAGAACCCGGGTACGACGCCGCCTTGCAGGGCTACACCGGCATCATGTCCGTGACCGGGGAGCCGGAAGGCCCCCCCATGAAGGTGGGGGTGGCCTGGATCGACGTGATGACGGGGATGATGGGGGCGGTGGCGGTCCTGGCGGCCCTCTACGAGCGGGAGCGAAGCGGTTTGGGTCAGCACATCGACCTCTCCCTCTTTGACGTGGGGCTCTTCGCCCTGGCCAACCTGGGGGAGAGCTACCTCCTCACGGGCAAGCCCCCGGGGCGCCTGGGCAACGCCCACGCCCAGATCGTGCCCTACGGGGCCTTCCCCGCGGCGGACGGTTGGCTGGTGCTGGCGGTGGGCAACGACGAGCAGTTCCGGCGGCTTTGCCATGTGCTGGACCTGCCTTGGCTTTGGGAGCGCTTTCCCCAAAACCCCCAGAGGGTGGAGCACCGCAAGGAGGTGGTGGAGGCGGTTTCCGCCGTGCTGAAGACCCGCCCTCGAGGCTACTGGCTGGAAAGGTTCAAGGAGGCGGGCATCCCCGCCGCCCCCGTGAACGACCTGGCGGAGGCCTTCCAGGACCCGCAGGCCCAGGCCCGGGGTGCGGTCTGGACCCTCCCTCACCCCCTCCTGGGACCCCTCCCCACCCTGGCCAACCCCTTGCGCTTCCTCTCCCGCACTCCCGCCGCCCCCTCCCTTCCCCCGCCCCTCCTGGGGGAGCACACGGAGGCGGTGCTCCTCGAGGCGGGCTTCACCCCGGAGGAGGTGCGGGCCCTTGTGGAAAAGGGGGTGGCCCGGAGGGCGAAGGGGGAGGAGGGATAGGGAAAAGCGCCCTCCTGGAGGGCGCTGGTCTGCAAAAGGGCCTTGCGGGGCCCAAAAGGAGCCTGTGGATAACCCTGTGGATAACGCCCCCGGCTACCCAGCGGCACCCGACCCGTGGCGCTTAGGGCTGCTTCCTTCCGGACCTGACCCGGTTCACGCCCGGACCGCCGCGCTGGACCGGGGGCTCGGGTAGTATAGCACCCATGGAAGCCCTGAGGCTAGAGGGGCTCGGCAAGCGCTACGGCCGTAAGCCCGTCCTGGAAGGGGTGAGCCTGGCGGTGAGGCCGGGGGAGGTCTACGCCCTGGCCGGGCCCAACGGCTCCGGCAAGACCACCCTGATCCGCCTGGTCACGGGGTTGGCCTTCCCCACGGAGGGCCGGGCCTTCCTCCTGGGGGAGGACGTGCACAAGAACCCCAAAGCCCGGCGCCACCTGGGGGCGGTGGTGGAGGCCCCCGCCGCCTTTTACCCCTACCTCACGGGGCGGGAGAACCTGAGGATGCACGCCTACCTGGCCGCGGTGCGGGACGAGGGCCGCATCAGCGAGGTCCTGGCCCGGCTCAAGCTCCTGGCGGTGGCCGACCAGAAGGTGGGAAGCTACTCCCTGGGCCAGCGCCAGCGCCTGGGCCTGGCGGCCGCCATCCTGCACCGGCCCAAGGTCCTGGTCCTGGACGAGCCCACCTCGGGCCTGGACCCCGAGGGGGTGGAGCTGGTCCATGGCCTCTTGCAGGAGCTGGCCCGGGAAGGGGTGGCGGTCCTCCTCTCCACCCATCACCTGCAGGAGGTGAGCCTTTATGCCCACAAGGTGGGCATCCTGGGAGGGGGAAGGCTTCTGGACGAGGTGGTCCTGGAGGGGCGGGAGGTGTACCGCCTCGAGGCCCACCCCCTGGAGGGCGCCTTTGCCCTCCTCAAGGCCCTACCCCAGGTGGCCTCGGTGCAGCTGCAGGGCGGGGCCATCCTCTTCGCAGGAAGTCCGGAGGTGGCCCTGGAGGCCCTCCTCAAAGAGGGCTACCGGGTGCAGGCCCTGGAGCCCCACCGCTTTGACCTCATGAGCTACTACCAGGAGAGGGTGAAGCATGCTTAGGCTGTTCGTCTTTGAGCTTTACAAGCTCTTCCGGCTCCGCTCCGTGGGGCTTGGCCTCTTGGCCGCCTTCCTCCTCCCCTTCCTCTGGGCCCTGGCCCCGGGGCTTAAGGAGGTCTACGGCCTCGTTTTGGCCTCGGGCTGGCAGGTGGTCTCCTTAAGCCTCCTGGCGGGGATGGAGTTCCTCTTCCCCTTCCTGGTGGTCATGGCCGCCAGCGAGTCCTTGGGGAGCGAGGTGGCCCAGGGTACCCTGAAAAGCCTCCTCCTCAGGCCCCTCCCCCGCACCGCTCTCCTCCTCGCCAAGCTCCTGGCGGTGCTCTTTTACCCCTTCGTCCTCCTGGCGGCCAGCTTTCTGGGCGGCCTCCTGGCGGGTCTTCCCCATGGCCTCGGGCCCTTCTACGGGGGCACGGGCCTGGGGGCGGGGGGGTTCGCTGGGGTGGGGCTCCTCCTGCCGGGGGCGGCCTTAGCCGAGCTCCTCCGGGCCCACCTCCTGGCGGGGGCGGTCCTCCTGCCCCTGGCCTCCCTGGCGCTTCTCTACGGGACCATCTTTCTCTCCACCACGGCAAGCGCCCTGGCGGCGGTGGCCACCCTCCTCCTCATGCGCCTCCTGGTGGCCTTCCCCACCCTCACCCCCTTCCTCCTCACCACCTACCTGGACCTCCACCTGAGGCCCCAGGCGGCGGGGCTCGGGCTTTCCCTCCTCCTCATCTACACCCTGGGCTTCGCCTTCCTGGCGGCCTTGGTCTTTGAGCGGAAGGACCTCTAGGCAAAGGGGTAGGGCTCCGGGAGGCCCACGAAGCGCCCCCCCTCCACCAAGGCCTCCCCGTCCAGAAGGAGCGCCCCCTCCTCCAGGGAGAGGACCAGGTCCCAGTGCAGGGCGCTCTCGTTCTTGCCCCCGGTCTCCGGGTAGCTCCGGCCCAGGGCCAGGTGCACCGTGCCCCCCATCTTCTCGTCCAGGAGGATGAGGCCTGTGGGCCGGGTGAGGCGGAAGTTGGTGCCCAGGCCCACCTCCCCAAGCCGCCGGGCCCCCGCGTCCGTGGCCAGGGCCGAGAGGAGGTAGCCCTCCCCCACCTCCGCCCCGGCCTCCACCACCTCCCCCCCTTGGAAACGGAGGTAAACCCCTTCCACCCGCCTTCCCCCCACGAAGGCGGGGAGGTTGAAGCGCACCTCCCCCTCGGCGCTCTCCTCCAGGGGGCCGGTGAAGACCTCCCCCGAGGGCATGTTGCGCCGGCCATCGGAGTTGATCCACCTCCGCCCCGCCACGGAAAGCCTTAGGTCCGTCCCCGGGGCCAGGATGCGGAGCTCCTTCCCCTGGGAAAGCCTTTGGATGAGCCCCTCCTGGAAGCGGGCCAGGGCCCGCCAGGCCCCCACGGGGTCTTCCTGGTCCAGGAAAAGGGCCCCTTCCAGGTAGGCCCTGAACGCCTCCGTCCCCATCCCTGCCCCCACCGCATACCCCACCGTGGGGTAGAGGGTGAGGGCCCAGCGCTTCTTGAGGCGAAGCTCGGTAAGGG
This window encodes:
- a CDS encoding carbohydrate ABC transporter permease; the encoded protein is MGRLLGHLLVFAVLFFVALPFLWMAYAAFMPKEAVYSGELFSKVGFSLENLRGLNQEGFWDRLGFSLLLSSGAVALQLFTALLAAYALRAGLGLLPLYLALMAIPAELLLVPLYGILKGLSLLDTFWALLLPFAASPFVIYLVYGAMRAVPEELLEAARLDGAGHRVLLFRILFPLVRPTLVAAGVLAFAAHWNLVLYPRVVVSDPRFWTLQTWLTDLQRKYPTDWGLLSAAALFSVLPIALLYLAFERRVVATFEEGLKG
- a CDS encoding aminopeptidase — protein: MEARLAELLADYCLEAGEGEVVLVEAETPALPLLPHLKRALLARGAYPLLRLAYPGEMRDFLRFAGRWLEEVPAAEQALYERTDKFLRILSAENPLEAASLDPDLSLRYGRAWRPLTELRLKKRWALTLYPTVGYAVGAGMGTEAFRAYLEGALFLDQEDPVGAWRALARFQEGLIQRLSQGKELRILAPGTDLRLSVAGRRWINSDGRRNMPSGEVFTGPLEESAEGEVRFNLPAFVGGRRVEGVYLRFQGGEVVEAGAEVGEGYLLSALATDAGARRLGEVGLGTNFRLTRPTGLILLDEKMGGTVHLALGRSYPETGGKNESALHWDLVLSLEEGALLLDGEALVEGGRFVGLPEPYPFA
- a CDS encoding ABC transporter ATP-binding protein, whose product is MEALRLEGLGKRYGRKPVLEGVSLAVRPGEVYALAGPNGSGKTTLIRLVTGLAFPTEGRAFLLGEDVHKNPKARRHLGAVVEAPAAFYPYLTGRENLRMHAYLAAVRDEGRISEVLARLKLLAVADQKVGSYSLGQRQRLGLAAAILHRPKVLVLDEPTSGLDPEGVELVHGLLQELAREGVAVLLSTHHLQEVSLYAHKVGILGGGRLLDEVVLEGREVYRLEAHPLEGAFALLKALPQVASVQLQGGAILFAGSPEVALEALLKEGYRVQALEPHRFDLMSYYQERVKHA
- a CDS encoding CaiB/BaiF CoA transferase family protein, coding for MRPLSGIKVLDLSRVLAGPLCTMVLADLGAEVVKVEPPWGDETRGWGPPFVGGESAYFLSVNRGKRSLALDLKAPEGQEAVRRLAQRADVLVENFKTGDLKRYGLDYEALKALNPRLIYLSLTGFGHTGPRAQEPGYDAALQGYTGIMSVTGEPEGPPMKVGVAWIDVMTGMMGAVAVLAALYERERSGLGQHIDLSLFDVGLFALANLGESYLLTGKPPGRLGNAHAQIVPYGAFPAADGWLVLAVGNDEQFRRLCHVLDLPWLWERFPQNPQRVEHRKEVVEAVSAVLKTRPRGYWLERFKEAGIPAAPVNDLAEAFQDPQAQARGAVWTLPHPLLGPLPTLANPLRFLSRTPAAPSLPPPLLGEHTEAVLLEAGFTPEEVRALVEKGVARRAKGEEG
- a CDS encoding ABC transporter permease, whose translation is MLRLFVFELYKLFRLRSVGLGLLAAFLLPFLWALAPGLKEVYGLVLASGWQVVSLSLLAGMEFLFPFLVVMAASESLGSEVAQGTLKSLLLRPLPRTALLLAKLLAVLFYPFVLLAASFLGGLLAGLPHGLGPFYGGTGLGAGGFAGVGLLLPGAALAELLRAHLLAGAVLLPLASLALLYGTIFLSTTASALAAVATLLLMRLLVAFPTLTPFLLTTYLDLHLRPQAAGLGLSLLLIYTLGFAFLAALVFERKDL